In Colletotrichum higginsianum IMI 349063 chromosome 1, whole genome shotgun sequence, one genomic interval encodes:
- a CDS encoding DNA primase: MPHSVSSEATSPPNDIVAHDELMADSPAPPVASQATDGDVAMAEIDAPAPATEDKRDVKLEDLFIDGDSDDEFPSSKPQDTPSSSSPGIATPLSPTDIADLKASDPEVMRSFYQRLFPWRYLFQWLNHSPSPTNDFAHREFAFTLQNDAYLRYQSFPTHDLLRKDVLRLMPSRFEIGPVYSTNPRDRKTLRNASAFKPLAKELCFDIDLTDYDEIRTCCDKANICIKCWQFITMAIKVVDVALRDDFGFKHIMWVYSGRRGAHAWVCDKKARTMGDQLRRSIAGYLEVIKGGAQSGKKVNLWRPLHPHVARSLETLKSHFQEDVLEAQDPWASNERAERLLQLLPDKNLNESLRKKWDAAPGRSSVSKWADIDTVAKSGASKNLDAKALLEAKQDIVLEYTYPRLDIEVSKKLNHLLKSPFVVHPGTGRVCVPIDTRTLEDFDPLGVPTVQSLLAEIDAWKSDEDADAGGSQQKSVQDWEKTSLKPYVEQFRSFVIGLMKDERDGKIKREREEDAMDF; this comes from the exons ATGCCACACTCCGTGTCGTCAGAAGCAACCTCACCACCAAACGATATCGTGGCCCACGACGAATTAATGGCTGACTCCCCTGCCCCCCCCGTCGCCAGCCAGGCGACTGACGGCGACGTTGCGATGGCCGAGATTGAtgcgccggcgcccgccaCCGAGGATAAGAGAGATGTCAAGCTGGAGGACTTGTTCATAGACGGGGACTCAGACGACGAGTTTCCCAGCTCAAAACCGCAAGACACACCGTCATCAAGTTCCCCGGGGATTGCGACACCCCTTTCACCAAC AGACATTGCGGATTTGAAAGCGTCAGACCCCGAGGTGATGCGCAGTTTCTACCAGCGCCTGTTCCCTTGGAGATACCTCTTCCAATGGTTGAACCACAGTCCGTCGCCGACCAACGACTTTGCCCACAGAGAGTTCGCCTTTACGCTGCAGAACGACGCTTACCTACGATATCAGTCTTTCCCAACCCATGACCT CCTCCGCAAGGATGTCCTCCGCCTCATGCCCTCTCGTTTCGAAATCGGCCCCGTCTACAGCACGAACCCGCGCGACCGCAAGACCCTCCGCAACGCCAGCGCCTTCAAGCCCCTCGCCAAGGAGCTGTGCTTCGATATCGATCTGACGGACTACGACGAGATCAGAACCTGCTGCGACAAGGCCAACATTTGCATCAAGTGCTGGCAGTTCATCACCATGGCGatcaaggtcgtcgacgtcgccctgcGCGACGACTTTGGCTTCAAACACATCATGTGGGTGTATTCCGGCCGGAGAGGTGCCCACGCGTGGGTGTGCGACAAGAAGGCACGGACAATGGGCGATCAATTGCGCCGGTCGATCGCGGGGTACCTGGAGGTTATCAAGGGCGGTGCGCAGAGCGGGAAGAAAGTGAATCTGTGGCGGCCACTGCACCCCCACGTGGC ACGGAGTCTCGAGACCCTCAAGTCTCATTTCCAAGAAGACGTTCTCGAGGCACAAGACCCCTGGGCCTCCAACGAGCGCGCCGAGCGCCTCCTCCAGCTGCTGCCGGACAAGAACCTCAACGAGTCGCTCCGCAAGAAGTGGGACGCCGCTCCCGGGCGGTCGTCCGTCTCCAAGTGGGCCGACATTGACACAGTGGCCAAGAGCGGCGCGAGCAAGAATCTCGACGCCAAAGCGCTCCTTGAGGCCAAGCAGGACATCGTGCTTGAGTACACGTACCCGCGCCTCGATATCGAGGTCAGCAAGAAGCTCAACCATCTGCTCAAGTCGCCCTTCGTCGTCCACCCCGGCACTGGCAGGGTGTGCGTGCCGATCGACACCAGGACGCTCGAAGACTTTGACCCGCTCGGTGTGCCGACGGTGCAGAGCCTGCTGGCGGAGATCGATGCGTGGAagagcgacgaggacgccgatgCGGGTGGTTCGCAGCAGAAGAGCGTGCAGGACTGGGAGAAGACGAGCCTGAAGCCGTACGTGGAGCAGTTCCGGTCCTTTGTTATTGGTTTGATGAAGGACGAGAGggacggcaagatcaagagggagagggaggaggacgcCATGGATTTTTGA
- a CDS encoding HSF-type DNA-binding protein has translation MPEPDAVAAQGGGSNSSDFDPAYANIVRWGNEGDTFVILETDKFTNDILPKHFKHSNFSSFVRQLNKYDFHKLRRNDENNESPYGKQAWEFKHSAFRADRKDNLDNIRRKAPAQRKTQQTEDQFTTTQSINLLQETLFAQQQQVQALQEQVAEMSRTNKTLVHEVHTMHKIIDAQRQSQHELLNYMSHAEDRMRGPRYPGPNPQMNGGVIDDQAPELRRARELLSSVTTNSMVDRELERLNGMYAQSSPPDSASSLMFQPGNAGMPPMLPEHMNMRHLVYPVGENVGIDPLSQDHFNNIPYTLNSLPMNDFPAQPVVKPEPGPATPAPAAAAPPRPPHSTDKGLWGSKKPRVYLVEDDRTCSRIGSKFLTQMECIVELAENGIDAVNRCKEVPSGHFDLIFMDIVMPQMDGVSATQLIREVHPDVPVVAMTSNIRPEDISHYFNWSLNDVLAKPFTKDGMLRILRKHVPHLLKNAPPDELAVGHGAAQLHANSMSVPPMNPQVKFDSTPGQSPATTASWHSPGQIHQPSPNVTNIETGYPMANTAQMVITPTSAQRPTFQNMPPGMQQMRVPDHIVGDDRPEKRQRMYGPQGGYA, from the exons ATGCCCGagcccgacgccgtcgccgcccagggcGGTGGCAGTAACTCCAGCGACTTT GATCCGGCCTATGCGAACATTGTCAGATGGGGAAATGAGGGCGACACCTTCGTAATTTTGGAG ACCGACAAGTTCACCAACGACATTCTTCCCAAGCATTTCAAACACAGCAACTTCTCGAGTTTTGTTCGACAACTGAACAAGTACGACTTCCACAAGTTGCGTCGTAACGACGAGAACAATGAGTCGCCTTACGGCAAGCAG GCGTGGGAGTTCAAGCACTCGGCCTTCCGTGCCGACAGAAAGGACAACTTGGACAACATCAGACGAAAGGCTCCCGCGCAGAGGAAGACGCAGCAGACGGAAGACCAGTTCACCACAACCCAGTCCATAAACCTGCTCCAAGAGACCCTCTTTGCCCAGCAACAGCAGGTCCAGGCACTGCAGGAGCAAGTCGCTGAAATGTCGCGGACCAACAAGACGCTTGTTCATGAGGTCCATACGATGCACAAGATCATCGATGCCCAGAGACAGTCACAACACGAGTTGCTCAACTACATGTCGCATGCCGAGGACAGAATGAGAGGGCCCAGGTACCCCGGCCCGAACCCGCAGATGAACGGAGGTGTCATCGATGACCAGGCCCCCGAACTGCGACGAGCCAGGGAGCTCCTGTCGAGTGTAACGACGAACAGCATGGTGGACCGAGAGCTCGAGAGACTGAACGGCATGTACGCCCAGAGCTCTCCGCCAGACTCGGCCTCTTCGCTCATGTTCCAGCCTGGGAACGCGGGAATGCCGCCCATGCTCCCCGAGCACATGAATATGCGCCACCTCGTTTACCCCGTCGGCGAGAACGTAGGCATCGACCCGTTGTCCCAGGATCACTTCAACAACATCCCCTACACGCTCAACTCTTTGCCCATGAACGACTTTCCGGCCCAGCCTGTCGTCAAGCCGGAACCCGGACCTGCTACGCCCGCTCCtgcggccgccgcgccgccgcgccctccTCACTCAACCGACAAGGGACTTTGGGGTTCCAAGAAGCCGAGGGTGTACCTGGTCGAGGATGATAGGACCTGCTCGAGAATCGGTTCCAAGTTCTTGACACAAATGGAGTGCATCGTAGAGCTGGCT GAAAACGGTatcgacgccgtcaacagGTGCAAGGAGGTGCCATCCGGACACTTCGATCTCATCTTCATGGATATTGTCATGCCACAGATGGACGGTGTGTCTGCGACGCAACTCATCCGCGAAGTCCACCCCGACGTTCCAGTTGTCGCCATGACGTCCAACATCCGACCTGAAGACATCAGCCACTACTTCAACTGGA GTCTTAACGATGTGCTGGCAAAACCATTCACCAAGGACGGCATGTTGCGCATTCTCCGGAAGCATGTACCGCACCTCCTCAAGAATGCGCCGCCGGATGAGCTGGCCGTAGGCCACGGAGCTGCCCAACTTCATGCCAACAGCATGAGCGTGCCGCCGATGAACCCCCAAGTCAAGTTTGACTCAACGCCAGGCCAGTCACCCGCGACGACTGCTTCCTGGCACTCGCCTGGGCAAATACACCAACCGTCCCCGAACGTGACGAACATTGAAACGGGGTATCCCATGGCGAACACGGCCCAAATGGTCATCACACCGACGTCGGCTCAACGGCCGACGTTCCAAAACATGCCGCCAGGCATGCAGCAGATGCGTGTGCCTGACCACATTGTTGGCGATGATCGGCCAGAGAAGCGACAGAGGATGTACGGGCCTCAGGGCGGATACGCTTAA
- a CDS encoding tRNA m g methyltransferase domain containing protein, whose product METPASETVNQPAKDLEMTEAKPEEPSVPPTPANGDSAAANPLTTTTTTTTATTREETSSSGVDKTGVPEASVENDGEEADVESSAAAPEGEPKISKNQLRKMKRKAAWEDGREDRKRKRKEKRHERQATRREEIAAVIAEAEAKGIDPASVVIPPKRKTPKQPATQVPVALILDCDFEKYMLEKELVSLASQITRSYSDNRAARYRAHLYVSSYGGQLKERFETTLGSQHVHWKGVKLVEGDFVEASRDADELMKGPRGGQVIDLLQPTGEDGAAKKPAVFRDVLDSAPSPDPEPEPADELKNIVYLSSDSVNTLDRLEPNTSYVIGGLVDRNREKGLCHRRARAMGIRTAKLPIGEYMNLSSRRVLATNHVVEIMLKWLETGSWAEAFLSVIPKRKEAKLKEEGGAGSASGTPAAEGAGGEIEDSRFDEEDDEDVDEKQTITENVAAPEPSAASQESNKEALGKS is encoded by the coding sequence ATGGAGACACCCGCCTCGGAAACCGTCAATCAGCCAGCCAAAGACCTCGAGATGACCGAAGCAAAACCAGAAGAACCCTCTGTCCCGCCTACGCCTGCCAATGGCGACAGCGCAGCCGCTAATCCCCTcacaacaacgacgacaacgacgacggcgacgacgagagaaGAAACAAGCAGCAGCGGGGTTGACAAGACAGGCGTCCCAGAAGCCTCGGTGGAAAatgacggcgaagaggcCGATGTCGAATCctccgctgccgcccccgaGGGCGAGCCCAAGATCTCCAAGAACCAGCTCCGCAAGATGAAGCGCAAGGCGGCGTGGGAggacggccgcgaggaccGCAAGCGCAAGCGCAAGGAGAAGCGCCACGAGCGTCAGGCCACCCGCCGCGAGGAGAttgccgccgtcatcgccgaggccgaggccaagggcatcgaCCCGGCCTCCGTCGTCATCCCGCCGAAGCGCAAGacgcccaagcagcccgCGACCCAGGTGCCTGTCGCCCTGATCCTCGACTGCGATTTTGAAAAGTACAtgctcgagaaggagctcgTCTCGCTTGCCAGCCAGATCACCCGTTCTTACTCGGACAACCGCGCCGCGAGGTACCGCGCCCACCTGTACGTCAGCTCCTACGGCGGCCAGCTGAAGGAGCGCTTCGAGACGACGCTGGGCAGCCAGCACGTGCACTGGAAAGGCGTGAAGCTCGTCGAGGGAGACTTCGTCGAGGCTTCTagggacgccgacgagctgatGAAGGGGCCCCGCGGCGGGCAGGTTATTGACCTGCTCCAGCCGACCggggaggacggcgccgccaagaagcCCGCCGTCTTCCGGGACGTCCTCGACTCGGCGCCTAGCCCGGACCCCGAACCCGAacccgccgacgagctcaagAACATTGTCTACCTCTCCTCCGACTCTGTCAACaccctcgaccgcctcgagcCCAACACGAGCTAtgtcatcggcggcctcgtcgaccgcaACCGCGAAAAGGGTCTGTGTCACCGCCGCGCGAGGGCGATGGGCATCCGGACGGCCAAGCTGCCCATTGGGGAGTACATGAACCTGTCGAGCCGGAGGGTGCTCGCAACGAACCACGTCGTGGAGATCATGCTCAAGTGGCTCGAGACGGGCAGCTGGGCCGAGGCGTTCCTGAGCGTCATCCCCAAACGCAAAGAGGCAAAGCTGAAGGAggaaggcggcgctggcAGTGCCAGCGGGACTCCCGCTGCAGaaggggcgggcggcgagatCGAGGACAGCAGGtttgacgaggaggatgacgaggacgtgGACGAGAAGCAAACCATCACGGAAAACGTGGCAGCGCCAGAGCCGTCAGCTGCGTCTCAGGAAAGCAACAAGGAAGCCTTGGGTAAATCATAA
- a CDS encoding eIF4-gamma/eIF5/eIF2-epsilon yields MSQQKGKASGASKGKKPGKAGAEGKREDVLQAVCLLPLANTPLIEYTLEFLAMNGVQEVYIYCGSHSEQIENYINTSRWSPMSIRTPFTSLQFIRVSDARSIGDFLRDLDGRGIMDGDFIVVHGDVVSNISLDGALAAHKARKEAAATNIMTVVLRSGGPEEHRTKPNGINPVFVIDSKTKRCLHYDETNPLQSDHYMTLDPAVIDELSADFEIRGDLIDAGIDICTPEVLALWSESFDYELPRRNFLHGVLKDWELNGKAIYAEVLEEGYAARASNLQMYESISKDVLGRWTFPFVPDCNVIPGQTYKMTSGAVCVEDGTVMAPDSTISRSILGQGATVGAGSRVSGSIVGRRCKIGSNVRIEDSFIWDDAVIEDDVVITRSILADSSVVGKGSIVDAGSLLSFGVTLGEKSKIPEATVLAVTAHNGSPVVPDAALVGPSGKGARYVDPEAEDVDDEDPSTLQRSLIYNLSHLSLSTSTISTLSSDVGDDDDSDAGSAVTPFSADARNRADSFVSDDSQGKSGFHHDAVHGLLDALRAESGDFDSAKLEFMGLRLANDASDVAMRKAVAIAFARRAAELLEPEHGGLEPPKAADSTFNSSKGASKFVSEVGVGGGEAEQVDFVLALQHALLGCRNLEHHRAGVLLAAMLQQLYGLDVLEEEGILAWWEDARADEGEGMSALKEKCRVLVEWLENAEEEDDDDDDDSDEDDE; encoded by the exons ATGTCTCAGCAAAAGGGAAAGGCCTCGGGTGCCagcaagggcaagaagccTGGCAAGGCTGGCGCTGAGGGCAAGCGCGAGGATGTCTTGCAGGCCGTG tgcctcctcccccttgcAAACACGCCACTCATCGAATACACCCTCGAGTTCCTTGCCATGAACGGCGTCCAGGAGGTCTATATCTACTGCGGCTCCCACTCGGAACAGATCGAGAACTACATCAACACATCGCGGTGGTCGCCCATGTCCATCCGTACCCCGTTCACGAGCCTGCAGTTCATCCGCGTCTCGGACGCCCGCTCCATCGGTGATTTCCTCCGTGACCTCGACGGACGCGGCATCATGGACGGCGAtttcatcgtcgtccatggcgaCGTCGTCTCCAACATctccctcgacggcgcgctgGCGGCGCATAAGGCGCgcaaggaggccgccgcgaccAACATCATGACGGTCGTCCTGCGATCGGGCGGCCCCGAGGAGCATAGGACGAAGCCGAACGGCATCAACCCGGTGTTTGTCATCGACTCCAAGACGAAGCGTTGCTTACACTACGACGAGACAAATCCCCTGCAGAGCGACCACTACATGACgctcgacccggccgtcatcgacgagctTTCGGCCGACTTCGAGATCCGGGGCGACCTGATCGACGCCGGCATTGACATCTGCACCCCCGAGGTGCTGGCGTTGTGGTCCGAGAGTTTCGACTACGagctgccgaggaggaatTTCCTGCACGGCGTTCTGAAGGACTGGGAGCTGAACGGCAAGGCCATCTacgccgaggtcctcgaggagggctACGCCGCGCGCGCGAGCAATCTCCAGATGTACGAGTCCATCAGCAaagacgtcctcggccgctgGACCTTCCCCTTTGTCCCCGACTGCAACGTCATCCCGGGCCAAACGTACAAGATGACGAGCGGCGCAGTCTGCGTGGAGGACGGGACCGTCATGGCGCCGGACAGCACGATTTCGAGATCCATACTCGGCCAGGGAgccaccgtcggcgccggcagcagAGTGTCGGGCAGTATCGTCGGCCGGCGGTGCAAGATTGGTAGCAACGTCCGCATCGAGGACAGCTTCATCTGGGACGACGCCGTGATCGAGGACGATGTAGTCATCACCCGCTCCATCCTGGCCGACTCCAGCGTCGTCGGCAAGggctccatcgtcgacgccggctcGCTCCTCTCCTTTGGCGTCACCCTCGGCGAGAAGAGCAAGATCCCTGAGGCCACCGTCCTCGCAGTCACCGCACACAACGGCAGCCCTGTTGTGCCGGACGCCGCACTCGTGGGCCCCTCGGGCAAGGGCGCGCGCTAcgtcgaccccgaggccgaggacgtcgacgacgaggaccccTCGACCCTCCAGCGCTCCCTCATCTACAACCTCTCCCACCTCTCGCTCTCCACCTCGACCATCTCAACTCTCTCCTCCGacgtgggcgacgacgacgactcggacgccggctcggccgtcacccccttctcggccgacgcGCGCAACCGCGCCGACTCGTTCGTCTCGGACGACTCCCAGGGCAAGTCGGGCTTCCACCACGACGCGGTgcacggcctcctcgacgcgctcCGCGCCGAGTCGGGCGACTTCGACTCGGCCAAGCTCGAGTTCATGGGTCTCCGCCTCGCCAACGACGCATCGGACGTGGCCATGCgcaaggccgtcgccatcgccttcgcccgccgcgccgccgagctcctcgagcccgagcacggcggcctcgagccgcccaaggccgccgactCGACCTTCAACTCGAGCAAGGGCGCGTCCAAGTTTGTCTCCGAggtgggcgtcggcggcggcgaggcggagcAGGTCGACTTCGTCCTCGCGCTGCAACACGCTCTTCTCGGCTGCCGCAACCTCGAGCACcaccgcgccggcgtcctgctggccgccatgctgcagcagctgtacggcctcgacgtccttgaggaggagggcatccTTGCCTGGTGGGAGGACGCacgcgccgacgagggcgagggcatgTCGGCGCTCAAAGAGAAGTGCAGGGTTCTTGTAGAGTGGCTGGAgaacgccgaggaggaggacgatgatgatgatgacgactcggatgaggacgacgagtaG